DNA from Daucus carota subsp. sativus chromosome 1, DH1 v3.0, whole genome shotgun sequence:
ATCTACCCACAACTTCTGCTCCAAACAGATAACTTTCTTAGCTTTATCTCTTTTCTTCCACTCTCATTCCGTATTCTATATTATCTTTTCCAGCATGTTTATTCAGTTTTTGAGTTTCGCATGTACATGTACTGTTTTCTGATTAGGACCAGAGCTATGGGTCAAAGATGGGATTTAGCTGCAGTAATACCGTGAGAAGTAGTAACATATTTCATTAGGGTCTAGATTCCACATAACAATACATGTGCCAATGGCATCAATAATAGCAAGAATCTACTAATTAAGATCATGCAATTTATTCATGTGCATAGCCAAGTCGCTATTGAGCAAGATAATATATTCACAAACAAGAAGAAATGAGAAAGGTGTGTCGTTATAAGCTTACAAGTTCAAATTTGTTCATGCTTATTCAACTAACCTCCTAGAAAAATAGATGTGAAACCTTGATTTTTTGTCCAGGAATAAAGATTGCAAGTAAAATACATAGTTTTTTGTTACAAACAAAAATCTGGAATGCATATTACTGCCTATATCTGATAAGGTCATTGTGAACAAGCAAATGGATTCACCAATGCTCGCACTCCCTCTCTCTAAGAATTTATTTAGTCTCTTCTTAACATGCACCTACTCCGAGAAACTCACCTCAGCTTAACACCCTCACCCACAGCTTCCCTTGAAGTAGAAATTGTTTAACATTCTAACCAAAAGTCAAATTCCTTGACAATCTACAGTAgtcaattacaaaaaaaaaaaaaaaaaaaaaaaaaaaaaaaactactgaGGTCGCGTTCTTTGCATTGAGAAAGTGCTGAAGAGGCAAGTGCTGTTTATAACCAAGAAGCGGTCACCAACTTTAGATAGTTAGCTTTATATGTTACATAACAATTTCTTTCTTAGTACCGACCACCATAAAGAGTCAGTTTGGCCTCAGAACGCCTCATTTTTACTTTGCCCAGTTCATTTCATTACCTAAACCTTTCCCTTCCCACAGTTCTAAATCTCATTGATCTTGCAACACACTAGTCGTATTTCTACTCTTCTATATGCCCTAAAATCACAAACCcaataaaatttgtaaaacatCAAGTGTTTCTAGGTTTAAAGGTGATTCAACTAAAATACTACAAGGGCAGGGATAAATAACACATGTGGTACCTCTTGCACCCACCATTAACATAATTAtaagaatgaaattaaaaaatatcatgaTGCAAGCCAAACCCACCTTGCTTTTCATTCTATAATTATTGAAACTATAAAGTACGTAAAAGAAACagaaagaaaattttgatttgttggAATATTCACGAGTAGAGATGAACAAAGAAGCAAAACTGAAGGAAAGATCGGGATCCAAAACAGGCTTTCTCGAATCAAAAATACTGGTATAAAGGAAAGTATTAAAAGCACCTGTAGATCTAGCTAAGCAATCAAGGAGAAACATCCAATTGACTTCAGATTTCAGCCAATGGTTCATATAAAACAAGTCTGTTCTCGACAGgtttaaaatttgtataaatattcCAACGAACCCCACCATTTCaagcttttaaatatattaagtcTCCAATATGGCAATATCCCACGGGCAAGAACAAAGTTTTGAACATATTAAGTCTCCTAAAAATGGGAAAAAGAATTTGACCTAGCAATCGTTAGGAGATCTTACCGAAAGAAAATCAATAAGGTTGTTCACGTAGTCCGTAAGCCTAGCCATACTGTACCCCGACAAAACATGATTAAACAAATATGATGATTCCCTTGTAGCTGATGAAGATGGCTCCACATCTGTAAAGTTTATCTTTGGATCCAGTACACTGTGAAATCCAGGGTACAATTAGCATAATTgagaagaaaaaatatattgcaTATAGACACTTGTTATTAGACCCAGACCTCATCGCAAGCTTGTATTCCATCGTACGAAAGCTAGAAGATCCCAGTAGCCATGTAAATTTTTTCCTGAAATCTATTAATAGCATATAGAAAAGTACAATCTTAATGTGGTACTCCAGaagttttaattaatataagatCTTTCTTAGAGAATATGCTCACCTTGGTAGAAAGGACCGAAAAAACCCCATTCATCTATTCCACTAGTTTCAATATCATCATTATCTAGTGGTCTTAAAACCATACAAGTGTGTTCACCGGTGACAGAATTCTGTTACCAAAGAAACATGAATTTACTGAGTACTTATCACATCATAATTTAAGGAAAACAAAGAAGATGATACAGTAACGAAGCTCTTAACTGGATTATGACCAACATAAAATGGCGCAAATTTCTGTTTCTTCCAAAAGCGAAGTAAATCCAGAGTAAGCCCAAAGGAGACACCAATATAATGGAGCTTTTCAGGTCTTCGTTCATGAAGATGCGCAAGCAGAGGAGGTAGGTCTGTCCtaggtttaatattttcttctAGTAACGAAACCTGCTAGGACACAACAGTCAGCGTCAAAATAAAGATGCAATTCACAAGAGTCAGAAACAAGGTAAaacaattcatataaaataaatcatcaaaGGCAACCATCAATCAACCAGAAATCTCTACACACATATAACCCCCCACCTCGCACATCCAAACAAAAAAGAACACATCGAAAATAAGTGCCACTCCCAATCCATTTTTCTCCAAGGAAGACAAATTCAGGCCTAACCCTAAGGAAATAAGGAATTCATATAACTAtctattttacataattaatatcaaaatagtAAAGTCGTCGTGTTAGCTATTTTTCCACACCATTCATCTGTCTTCTGCTACGCATATATACTCCACAGGAAAAGAGCAGTAAAGTCTTTCACTCTTTGAAAATTGTAAGATTTTAGCAACAGGCAGAGAAACTTTCACCCTTCTCTTCCaccaaaaaaacacacacatctGCCATTTCTAAGTTGCTGCTTTTGAACTGAACAAAGATATACCATTTAAATATTGGATCAACATCCAATATGGCAGAAATCCATTTTCTTCTAATTTTGGAAGTCGATACAATAAATTCAAATAGACCTTAAACACCAAAGAAGAAAACTTATGTAATAGAGTGAACCTGCTCTGCTGCATCAGTAACTCTCATATGTGAAGGCTCAGAAGCATTTTCATCATCAACTTCAGATATAGTGGTAAATTGTCCCTCAAAATACCTACAAACAGGAAAACTGTCAGACCTATTTTTGTATAGATCATGCATGCAAGTCTCCAATTAATAAACCAGCACTTGGAAGGTAGGTAGAAGCTTTATAGACTGCACAATTTTATCAGCAATcacttataatattattaccCTTTAAACTAATAGATACACAATACACATTGGTGtcatatataatcaaattgttTAAAAACTCCCAACAAATTTCAAAGAACTTTTTAAGCCACTTTAAATTAGACAAGCCCCTATTTGAACCCCACGACAAGAATaaaatacaagaaaaaataGTTCACCTTGTCAAAAGTTCCACAGCTGTCGAACCATACCCAAGCTGTACAAAAGAAGTGGAAACGGGAGAATCAAACAGAAAGTTAGGTTTGATGAAATCTTTAGCACctatttatactccctctgtcccatttaattgtatacgtttcttttcaactgctcgacacgcatttcaatgctcttataaaacatagtttcgtaacttatttttgagattttctttttctgaataaaaatataacattcaaactttaattcagaaaaagaaatttttaaaaataaattacacaactacattttacaggagcattaaagtccgtgccgcgtccccgtcccccaatgtatactactcagggggacagagggagtaatattttaaacAGAAGTGCAAAACCGGTAAACATAAAGAACATTTACCTTCATTGCATTTGGATGTGTGGCTATGCGCACAATACGAGCACCTGAAAGAGTTGGGAATACGGTGTCCCTAAACTGCTCAGCAAATTTCCAAGGAATTTGGTCTCCATAGGGCTGATGACCCTCAGATAAACTCTTTTTGGCTGAACTACTAGGAATCTGTCCTTCAAGACAAACCTGCATAACATATATAGAAAATCCTTAAATGTTTTTAATCATCCTCCTGCTTACTTTAAACAGAGAAAGGGGATGTTGTATACTAGACAACTATTTCTTAAGAAGAATTAAGTGAAAGTGCGAAACAGAATTTTGATATATCAAAAGACTTCCATTCTTGAAAATCCACACTTTTCCAAACCCAGATAACACCCAATATCAAAGACATGGAAATCTCATACAAAAGGATTTAGGCTTCATTGCCAAGAGATCAACCCACACTAATATACTATAATCAAAACCATAAAAGATGAGAGTTTGTATAATGTCAATATCAAACtccaattttaataatttagccACAAAAGAAGGTATACCTGGAGGACGCAGAGAATATCAGGAAGATGGTTCCTTGATTCATCAACAGGGCCTGCAATAAATATTACCAAGTAAGCTTATCTTGACGAGTAATGATGATAGGAGAGAACATAAGCAGATCAACAGAAACAGAAAATACCAAGCAACACAAACAAGTGGTGAGCAGGGGCATCAGCCATTAATTGTAAATCATTTGGAGAGTTTTTGTAGTGAGAGGCAACATATAGGGCCATCATCCGCTGAAATAATTACAACCCACAGGCAAATATGTTTAGTTATAGAAAATATGGAAACAgacaatttcaataaatataaatgttagaaGAGTGTCATTACCTGTAAAAATAATTCGCTATCTTTGTGATAAGAAAATAGTGTATCTCGATTAACATAATAAAGATCACATTCACTGGGTGGAGGCAACCTATTTGGACCAGGAAGTGAGGTTGTCAATAAGAAGAAATAAACAGGTAACGTATTCTTCTAGTCTTAAATAACAATGTCCAAACCTGTTGATATTGGGAATATAGCTGGTTACATCCAAGCAAAGTAAAGTGTGAAGCCAGGACTCAATAGGATCACCAGATGCGTATCTAATAGATTCGGCCAATTCTATCTTCTTGAAAAGCCGGCCTACATTTATGGTTAACAAGTCATAAGTAACTTCAAGACAACcaaatctaaaatataatatacttcATGCTTGAGATATACAGTTTCCATGATTAAATCATTACTAACAAACCAAGAGTCTCAGACAGGACATTCTCTAAAAACAAGCTCCAAAGAATGATTCACAAACAATATATTAATCGTGAGCTGGTCTTATTAACAATAATCAAAATTTCCATAATGTCATTggaaaaactcaaaaaccttaGCATATCacattcaaaataaatttcaaattatagtcTATTTATCTTGCAAGTTCTAAACTAATACACGGACCAATTACGTAGAATTAGGCTTATAATTTGAAGGTTAGCCACCTAGTCCTTACATACAATATACATGGGGTCAAGAGACATAAGTTTGAAGATATAAGTTAATTGTTTTGGCAAGGGCCATCATTAAAAAAGttgttaatatatattctaaagaTTCCCTCTTGGTTTTAAATAATCCATTACACTGTTTAAAGGATCTCTAAGACTCTGCCATCTCGATTTTCCCCGAATGAATCCCTCGTGCACTCAGATGTCCTCTCAGTATCAACCTAAGTTGTTGATGCAGAAAGGTTTATCAGCTAATTGGTTTCACTTAATGCTTCTACAACATTGGTTAATAAGTGATAATAAGAAAAAGAGAAACTCATTGGACATTATtaaattcttgaaaatttctAGCCAGCGTTGAAAGAGAttcgttaatatttttttctaaagcaGACAGGTCCTTTCAGTGACCTCACCTCAAATAAACAATACTAAAAGCCCTCGCTTAAGGTGCAGAAAAACCATggaaacaaacaaaaaacactGACAACCAACGAACCCCCAAAAGGCACAAAGCAGTAAAACTAAGAAGCCTATCAATCTCCTATGTTGAATTATCAAATTTATCACTTCGAAGCAATACCCATTGATTGGTACAAAGGAAGTTGGTAACTTCTAATACTAGCACGTAATCAGGCCCGGCTCAAGCAAAATTGGGGGCCCTGtgccaaaaaaattcaaataataatttatttatgtgttaaaATCAATCTCTctttattttctcaaaaaaaatagttgaaaagaaataataattatagaaATAAAAGTATTAATAATCAAGTATAGTCGACATAGTAAACAACGACACTAATactcaaataaatattataagtcatatatttaaaaattatttttgaattcaaCTACTATTTATAAAGTtcacaaatttaaatttctaaTCTAAATTCGTTTGTTTTCTTTAACTATTTTTCGAATTAAcctaaaatctgaaaaaaaagataacattcTGACtgcaaaaaaaagtaaaaaatttatttgagaattaaataattaaaagtattaaactaataaaaatattaaataacttTTACCAATAAGAGAGAGAAATAAGAGACTCAAGAATAATGTCATTGGAGGTGTTAGAGAGTTGAATATCAACAAAATGGGTTTCTTTATGTCATGAAGAGATCTTGTATGTtggaaatttttaaaattggagCCTGGAGGCCCTCAAAATTTTGAGGCCCTGCGCTATTGGGCTGCTTGCACACCCCAATAGCCAGCTCTGCACGTAATTCAAAACATGGAACGGGAACATAGTTGCCATGAACTAACAAATTAGAGGAACATACCAGAAAGAGAGCTTTCAGAGCTTTTAGTAGAGACACGGCTTTGCTCCTCCAATTGCTGCAGTAATTTCAACGATAGTGACCTCCCTGTACCTTCATAACTTCAAGAGAGAAATAAAATAAGTCATTTACAAATGTAAATGGGGCATTAATGGTAAAAATATCCAAGAAAAAGTGCATTTTTCTCAGGTAAGAAAAATGGCATTTGATTTCAAAACTGGGTATAGAAAGTTAATTGTTCCATACAATCGACACAGTGATGATTAATAGTGCAAATGTACCATACCCATTAACTGTTGAAGAAAGAAAGACCAGGTAAGGCCCAAGTAATGACTTCACAACTGGCAACGGAATTGCTGCAGCTTCATCAACCACCAACAGTTCAACTTGGGAAAGCTTTTCATGCTCATGCGGGTGTATATACTGCAAGGAAGCATTTGGTGAATCTTTTACAACTACAGCTTAACTAGAGATATATCTTTGGCGGGAAGCTTGTTTACACATAAGACTCATACTGGGTTATTCAAAAGATATTAGTTTCTTTGCTATACTGATTGGGATAATTTTAGTAGTAAATATAGACTCATACAggattagttaaaaatattatagtttcTTTGTTATACTGAGTGGAACTATATTAGTAGTAAAAATTTCTGTCTATAATAAAGatacatattattaattatatattaagtgGTTTCTCATAGCAGTTCGCAGGGTTCAAAAAGCAATCAGAATATAAGCTCGTAAAAATCGAAgattattcataaatatatgGTTAACCTAGGAAATTTAATGTTCATGTGGTTGAATTTCGTAACTGGACATACCGACTAAACAAtaacagagaataaaatcaccgTACATTCACCAAGCAAAAACTATGGTTTTTTTAATCTCGTTCATTTAGCATTAAGGACACTTCAAATACAAAACTTTTTAAGCTGTAAAAATAAGGATTTCCACTCTCACTACTCACTGATGGAAGAAATGAATTCCATAGTTAGGCTTCTTACGTCATATAATAACACAATTAAAAAAGGGAATAAACAGAAGCAAATGGACGTAAAAAGATCTACACCATACTATAGACATAACATGTATGTGTGTGCTTTGTATAGCACCATGTAAGTCAAGAGGGAACCCAAGGTCTTGTATACCAACCTGAATCGTTTGTCTGTGTTGCCTGTAAACATTGATTCTCACAGTGGCTTTCTTAAAATCTGGATTGTTGCTTTGCACAATATCATAATCCAAATGCTCCTATAAACAAAGATTGTAGTTAGACCCTTGAATCTGACAGCTCAAAGAGTTACAATGATATCTCATTCCTTTAACTTTCTTAAGATAAACATAAAGTATCCAAGTCTTGCATGATAAGCACATATGCAGCTAAAACAACCAAATTTGATCATTTATAAGCATATTATCACTTCAGAAAACAAAATATTGGTAGTAATTTCATAGTGCTCAGGAGACTTAAAGAAACTGCCACGTAGATATTAATCCCCGCTTCTGGTCCGGTTAGAAAACgagacatgattaaatatttaactgGATACCAAATTGAAGGCCATGGGcagaagaaggaaaaagaaaatgtgTGGACATCCACTAGAAATCACTTGTTCACAATCACGTAAGCTATTTCTTTGTGCTTTTGTTCTCACTAAGCTGATTTTAGTCAAAAATGCGCAAttattaaaaggaaaaaaacacAATATTGAAGGTTGTATAAGTGCCATCAGCAACAGCCCAAGTATgcatcaaaaataaaaagagaagGAAATCACTAGTTCATTGTAAGATCCTAATTAGATAGCCCTCGGCTTTTAAAAGCCATAAAAATGTTATAGACTcagttgaatacaatctataGTCCTATGTTTAATGGTTTTCTAATTTTATCTATTCAGTGTCCTGTTCAGCATCTAAAAGTGTGTTGTATAAAAGTTAAAACTCATCCATCCTATTTCATGAATACATACACATCAACCAAAAAGTGAAACGAAGACATGTTGCAACATGAACATGAATTTATGTATTTACAAAGAGTCAACAGTGTTTCGCCTACTGTCACACTACATCTTCCCCAGTAGTTATaacttgaatatttttataagagGATCACGATTATATGCCTAATAACCGATAGAACACACCTTATACTCCAGCATATCAAATCCCTTGCATATGAACTCAAACAAAGTTTTCAGATTCTCAGGGCTAGGTGCGGTAACGAAGATATTGGAATACCTACAAGTCGATTTTGCTTTAGTGTATAATGTATGTATAAAAATACTTGTGAAAATATGAATGAAATAATATAAGTATCATTCAATACCCTGCAGCAATAGCTccagaaattgcaagaccaagGGCAGCAGACTTTCCACGACCACGAGCAGCAAGCAAAGCAACTGTGCTACGAAGAGTTTTATCCAATATTGCATCAAGAAATGTGATCACTGCTTTTCCCTATTCAGTTGTTTTAGCAAGTCAGGACCTCTGTGTAATGAATTAATTGACAATGCCATACAAATCATATTAAACAATATCAACCTGGTCCAAAGTCCGACATTTTTTGATCAAAGGACCAACAGGAAAATCATCGCTTAACTGATCTTTCAAATCCTTCAGGTCCTTGTCAGCTTCTGAGAGTCCCTCCGAGTCCTGACATGTCCAACAACAAAAAGAAACAATATTAGAAATCAAAATATTGTTGCTAAATTTGCAATTTTCAACATAGTAAAAGTTTATCAATGATATGGTTGATGGTGACAGTTTCTGCTTAACAGACTGTAAAATGTGAATATTAACATATATCTCTCTTTCCTTCAGTAAAACACCACTGTATATTCTTTCTTAAAAGATAAGACGGAGCAAACTTTTCCACCTAAATGCCCTTGAGTATACCATTAAACACATTACACACTTACACAACTAAGTCTAACAAAATACAATAATCATGCAAATCACCTCTTTGACTGGAACTGGGGTAATCGACTTCATATGGGAAGAAACGGGTAAAATATTTAGCTCGTCATCCATAACTATACATGCTTTACATGAAGTGAGTGACAGTAGAAAGCGCTCATTGAAGCGTCCAGTAGCTTCAGAATGAGAGGCAGTACGATACCTCTCATGAACGTCCTGTATTGACAgcaaatatatacacattacAGTAATTACCATACATCTCAGTAATTAGCATACATCTTATTACAAAAAATCCAGGGATGTTAATACAAGTACCCAATGCTTTTAAGACTTTAAGCCCTGAAATGAAACCACAAAATTTCTGAGTTCATCGTATTAGTATACTTTAAAACACGCCATTTTCGGGCAAAAACCCCAAATATTCTCAAATCCTCTTTACATCTTATTAATCATAGAAATTTATCTCTTGTAGTAATGCATTATTTGTTATCTATTACTTCAAATCAAACaaatctcattatttctaaacCAAGAATAATTAAAAGAGGCTCATGATATACAaaatcttttataaaatatgttttgtaTGGTTCGCTTAATTGCCCAAAACTTTAAACACTTTCCACTATTTTACTTTTCTCTttgaaattgttattttacagtTCTTTGAAATGTTGGGACATTATATAATGTAAAATATTAAGATCTGAAATGAGAATTAAGGACTTCCAGCAGAATATAGATGATGTGCAGGATATCAGGAATGAGACTACAATATACGAGGTATACTACATACATGAAATACAAACAGTATTACAAGTATATTACTACATATTCCCCCTACATTTGTTAACAGCAAATTAGGTATATATAACTACACTCGAAACTTGTTATGATAAAACATTTCTTGAAACAAGATTAAACATGTTCAgccatgtgcagttataaatgctgaacACACAAACAAGAATAATGCAAATAGAGGTAATGACGGTAATAATGAACAGGCACAAATCCAACAATTCAGTATGTCCGGTTAATTAAAAACTACACTAGCACTTTAGAAATATATGTGACCAAATAAAGAAAACTGATAACAGGAAACAACCTTGTATAGAATGTAAATGGTATAATACAGAAtactttattaatatttataatagcATATCTGACTGTTCAAGGAATTAAAGAGTACAATACTGCTGAAAATAAATATTGGCTCCTGTGGTCCTACCATAACCATAGTGCAAAGACTTGTTAGTGAGGCTAATTTACGCAGCAGCAATACAACCAGACCACCACCCTCCACTGTTTCTATAGTTCTAGCAAGAAGATTTGGAGTCATAGCCTCAAAATCCTAAAAGAGAAAAAGGCAGCAAATATAGTTATTATATCCCAAAAATGATGCACTCCACCtcaacaataatttaaaaaggtCATTAACCTGTAACACCAACATGCCAAATGTATTCCCTAAAATTCTTTCGGAATCCTTGTACTGGCAGTATTGTATTCCCGCTGTTTCAACAAAAAGTGAAAAAGCATCGACCTTTTCAGGATCCAAGAGGCCCCTTTGCATTAGCTTTTTGACCTGCTTAGCACGCTTTTTCCTATGACTGTGGAAACACAATTACAGAAACCATAGAAACAGCTCTTAGAAGCTCATGTTAATTTAAACATAATCAGAAACTGTGGTGAGCGTCAAGCAACAGGTAGTTCAAACTTCTAGTAGCACAAAAAATTGGCACTCACGAGATACAACCAGAAGAGACCACAAACAGTCACAAAAGACGGAAACCTTTTACAGAAAATACAGAGTTAACAACCCCAAAACAACTAATGTGCCTCGTATAAGACATCATATAAGGGTTCCCAATCAATATACCACTTCAAAACAATATAACTACCTAAATTAAGCTATTTTCACCCggcaaataaaaaaaactgccaacatagttctacaacaaTTCCTAATTTGAAGACACGAACAAATCTAGCTTTGCAAAAAACAGCTTCCAACACgataaaacaaaaaacaatcagaaataaatcaatatttcatcCAAAACTAAACATTTCGAAAGCTATAAACAAGCAGATAACACAAACCTGCTAAGCTCAAGTTTATCCCTGTAGCACCAGAGAACATTCGGCCTCGACTTCGCCACCGCCTTACTCAACATATAGTGCAGGTTCACAATctgttgaaaataaaataaaacacatatataaaaacaataactgcataaatacataaataacaCAACTGACTAagaaaatgcataaattcaCCAAGATTGCTACTTTATCGAGATTATCCGATATATACCTGCTCGCGAGACTTGTCACCGATGATGACGAAGAATGAACGGTGTCGAGTTTTGACGCCATTATCGATGAGAGTTCTGATGCGTTCATCTACTTTCTTCCTCATCTCTCTCttagcctctctctctctctctcaggtCTGTTTTAAAAACGGAAACCTCTTTCAATTGGGTTCGCGCTACAGGGGTTTATGTTAGGGTTTTACTAGCAATTTAGGTCACAGCCGCACAGGTTTG
Protein-coding regions in this window:
- the LOC108204277 gene encoding RNA cytidine acetyltransferase 1, translated to MRKKVDERIRTLIDNGVKTRHRSFFVIIGDKSREQIVNLHYMLSKAVAKSRPNVLWCYRDKLELSSHRKKRAKQVKKLMQRGLLDPEKVDAFSLFVETAGIQYCQYKDSERILGNTFGMLVLQDFEAMTPNLLARTIETVEGGGLVVLLLRKLASLTSLCTMVMDVHERYRTASHSEATGRFNERFLLSLTSCKACIVMDDELNILPVSSHMKSITPVPVKEDSEGLSEADKDLKDLKDQLSDDFPVGPLIKKCRTLDQGKAVITFLDAILDKTLRSTVALLAARGRGKSAALGLAISGAIAAGYSNIFVTAPSPENLKTLFEFICKGFDMLEYKEHLDYDIVQSNNPDFKKATVRINVYRQHRQTIQYIHPHEHEKLSQVELLVVDEAAAIPLPVVKSLLGPYLVFLSSTVNGYEGTGRSLSLKLLQQLEEQSRVSTKSSESSLSGRLFKKIELAESIRYASGDPIESWLHTLLCLDVTSYIPNINRLPPPSECDLYYVNRDTLFSYHKDSELFLQRMMALYVASHYKNSPNDLQLMADAPAHHLFVLLGPVDESRNHLPDILCVLQVCLEGQIPSSSAKKSLSEGHQPYGDQIPWKFAEQFRDTVFPTLSGARIVRIATHPNAMKLGYGSTAVELLTRYFEGQFTTISEVDDENASEPSHMRVTDAAEQVSLLEENIKPRTDLPPLLAHLHERRPEKLHYIGVSFGLTLDLLRFWKKQKFAPFYVGHNPNSVTGEHTCMVLRPLDNDDIETSGIDEWGFFGPFYQDFRKKFTWLLGSSSFRTMEYKLAMSVLDPKINFTDVEPSSSATRESSYLFNHVLSGYSMARLTDYVNNLIDFLSISYLEPIFATLYFEEKLPVTLSYTQASVLLCMGLQRQELSYVEGAMNLERHQILSLYIKTMKKFHKYLTGIATKEIDSVLPRPKEITMKPHAISLDEDLNDGAKQVMDKMKAKLDEDDTLNPEHLQKYAIEVDFGSALKNGNGKIPSSGLVSVKSSRSAGEKRVKSKDSQSKDKQHGSRSNKKRKSQ